The nucleotide window GTCCATTTCTTCTATTGTCTGtcgtaaatgtttttttttactcgtTTAATTACTGCTATTCTAGTCCATCTATGTACTACACAGATGTGTATCTGTAGCTACTTTGTTTCAACgagtaaacatttttttaatcataattCTACAATGGAGTGGAAGTAAATAGATgccaacaagaaacattttctttttagtcATGGGAAAAAAGCTCTGTAATCTTAGATTCCTCAGGGAACGATTTGAACATAACGATACTTATTTTCTTACCGTCTCAGTATTTACAAACATCTTAAAACTGAGAAACGAAACAATTTCAATATCATGCATGATGTTTTTACTTACAGgtagaaaagaagaaagagtTCGGCGAGAAGACTCTGCCTCCGTTCCTCGCACTGTACGAAGGGTTTGCAGGTGACAATGGATACTTCGTTGGTGACTCGGTAGGTGTCAAAATATATGTAAAACTTTAGTAGGAAACCTAGACACTGTAGAACTGTAGTGAGAGACCAGGAAGATCCCGGATGTAAGATAGACCAGAGTTGAGGTAGCGTGTAGCTAGGCTCACGTTGCTTTGGATTGTTCTGTTCCGTAGTTAGCTAACTGAGGTAATAATATtgattataattataattatataataatTATATAGTATTCATACTTGGTATTTATCGTACAGAGATTTACGAGGCGGAGTCTATTGTTACAGATTCTTTTCTCTTCAAAACATTTGACAAACAACTGTCTACATAATATTGTTATGGCTCGTtataacgttagttcacataaattcgcggggtaatTTAAATTCGGCATTTTTATAAACGGtatatttagggatatgtgctagatgcaatataagttataacaccagcaatgcaaacctgacagactaacgtattcagaacacaaagcttcgataaccatgcattagaagttggctacgtcaaaaagtCTACGTCTATTAttgacacagtctgagggcttcgtgggagaatcacactgcatggTTGTTCGCTTGTTTatataacaaatgtcacatccgcttcctgctaaacacaattatttacaagacaacttattagaatcttttctgctaacctgcaactggattctaagtgtgatcaccCATCAAAAACGCCATTTTGTTGCTTACgttacaacctacggcacgtctattttcccgccgccatattattacccagaattctgttattcagcagacgacaaaggtttgtaaGGAACACCTTTTTGtgtaaatgctgcgtgtgatagtagACTGAGGGCGATATtctcctcaaagtttgctcctgaTATAATCAGAAACACACGGGCATAGTAGTAtcaccattgctacggcatccaacTAACGttccgatgaataatgtacaaattgtcatgacggtggggatcgactttgagtgacgttctaccgactcaacaaacgggttgttaccgaGACCTAATGTGTGCGGTTCGGCCGGTTTGTcgtgggtttttttttgcttggatacgtttatatgaccttacAACTCTCTTCAGGTCAACGTGGGAACAATAGCTGCTATATAAAAGCTCATAAGCGGCAAGATATTTATgtcgaatcttctctcccgaaaaaatgttagcacctgtccgagagcaccgtcattctgcgtgcggcggacggtagtttcaaattacaatattatggtatcagcacgactcgagagaaaatataacatatgTAGCATTAGTAcaaaggtaatccatgatattgacagaataacagaaaaaaaggatggtttagtGTTCTGCCAGATAGGTTTCAGTTAACTCGTATcgaaaaaatcccggttttatgtgaactaacgttactGTCAATGTTGAAactccattgtaatgtcttgtccttgtcagcagggctagtcctttgtaatagccacaggctcgTTAGGCAGCCATGGCTGTGCGTGCTAaacaaccaaagcaataaataaattgaaaattAACAACTGTGTACATAATCATTCATACtatacaaaaaaattaataacAAGGTCTTGATCCTTCCAATTGTTTTTGGTCAGTGAATCAAGAATAACAGGTGACattgttcttgtttctttttattttaatATTTCTTCATTGCGTTTATTTCACTACTACAGCTGACTTATTTCGACATTGCGTTCTTCAACATGATGGATTTCATCACAGCCGAGTTCCCTAGCGCCTTGGATGGGTATTGCAACCTCACCAAAGTCATAAGAAACGTCAAGAGCGTCCCCGGTATTGCGAAATGgctaaaggaacgtccagtaaCGGACCACTGATATATCAAAAAATTTGTATGACCACACGAAAACCATGCATTTATGTTATTCAGTTGTGTCATTtaagttttatttgtttgtacgGCAATGTACCTGTATACCGGTGATTTCAAGTTCATTCTGTAGTGTAGCAacatttctgtttcatttttttgtcttcaaataAATGGCTTACGTGCATCTCTGATATAAATTTTCTTACTGGCGTTTTATCAAACTGAACGTCAAGAGTCCCCATGTTAGAAAGGTACATAAAACGATTTAAACTTCTTATGATGATAAAACTAGTTTTCAATTATATACTTTATTGTGAAATTAAAATCgtaaaaagaacacaaagcccCTGTGATTGGCGGACATTCATTGTCACGTGACAAAACGTAATAGTCACGTGAATACAACGTTTAACACGCAACTGTTTCCTACGATGATCTGAATGACAGCAAGCCTACAGGTAAATTTCGTATGACTGTCCCAGTAATTTCCTAATAAAAGTTTTTGTCGCAAACCAGTGGTAATACATGTTTGACAATGGTGCACACATTTAAGTCAACCTCACTAGGACGTGCAGTAGGTGTTGTCTATAAATTGGGATGAAATCTCACGATCACAAAATCGTATGACGCATTTGTTATCCTTATCCGACACCTGACACACCCTCCCACTGAATGGAACATcccacctttgacctttcacctctcAGACGACGACAAACATTATGCGGCTGCAGGGCGACCCAGTAAGAGACGTATCAAATCATCGGACGGATTTCTGAGGCGTGTATTTCAGACCGAAGATATTTTCTTAGCCATGACAGAAAAGCCCGTGAAGAAGAAGCCCCGGGGAGGTGTAGCCGGTCTTTCGGCGCTCTGGCAGCAACGCACCGAGGAACACGCGCACCAACAAGCGGTCAACCCCTTCTCCGAATGGGAGGAGGGACCGACAACGGGCCCAAGACTCCACCGAGGCGACGAAGGATACGGAAGACCCGTCGAGGGCTCTAAGACTGAAGCAAGAGGGAAGGCTGCACACACTCATATCAGTGGAGAAGTTCTACAAGTCGTTGACGTTATAAACGCCATCGGTTGGAGGGATAGAGACGGAAGAATGTGTGTGAATTTCGGGACGTTGTTTGAAGTGTATACGAGGATTTCCAATAAGGTTGTTGGAGTTTTGATGCGCGCTAGGAAGTACGGATTGTTGGAGTTTGAGGGAGAGATGTTGTGGCAGGGGCGGGATAACCACGTCATGATCACGGTACTGCGAGATGTCTGACATAGCTGCACCAGGGATGGTCTGGACACAAACAAACCTTATTTGTAACTCTACGGACCGTTATGTGAACATGGCCGGCAGTGACTCTAACAAGGATGCTGGGTTCTCGTAGCCTCCTGTGGAAGGCTTTCCGGCGACGGCGTTATTTTCTTGTGGGACTGCTGATATTCAGCATATTGGGATGACACAAAAATCAAGGACCTTGCCTGGACCGTTACGTGTAAACATGGCCGGCAGTGACTCTAACAAGGACGCTGGGTTGTCGTAGTCTCCTTTCCTGAGGCTTTCTGACGGGCGCtgacatttattttctttggGTGCACTGGTTCGCCGTTTCCAGCATACCGGGATGACACAAACAAACCTTTTCTGTAACTCTGATCACCGTTTGGTGAACATGGCCGACAGTGACTCTCACGAGGACGCTGGTTTGtcgtagcctcctttgcaggctttctggcAACGGCAATTGTTTTCTTTGGGGGCCGCTGGTTCGCAATTTTCAGCATATTGGGATGACACAAACAAACCTTATTTGTAACTCTATATTGACCGTTATGTGAACATGGCCGGCAGTGACTCTTACAAGGACGCTGGTTTcttgtagcctcctttgcaggtgttgattttgttttcctttgggGACCGCTGagtcggggccaggttcttcgGCTCTGGAAATTAtctatcagactaactacgcctgGCTATTGAGAGAATAttcaccatagggtttcatttgaagGCGTagggcaggggggggggggtagaggGACTGACCTGTAtgatggactgactctactggccaattattcctatTTTTGCCGTATTCTTACGATCCTTGCCCCCTTACGATGGCCTGATAGAGGCAAATTAGGCAAGTAGGATTTCTTCAACAAAATAAgctggccccgatatgttgaaaatctcaAATCAGTGCAGGTGCTCTCCCCggaaataaacgccggcgccgcccggaAAGCCTGTAAAGGAGGCTAGAGTTGTCCCGTATTGATTACAAGACTGAAACGCAATCCGTGATAACGATACTATGTACAAGTATGGAGGGCCAGTCTTAAATGTTGCTGCTATGTGGCTTACTTAAATGTACTTCAGACTGAACACAGTTCTATTTATTGATctattgaaaatattgaagtAGGATTACAACTGGTCTCAATGTATGTGCTGTTTCTTTTACATAGGTggtcaacattagtttagcaatagtccacagtttgtctgtttttttagttttaaaTGTTAGAATGTCGCAATTTATCaaatcatgttttgcattatgcttcttataggCTATGTGtggtcatttgtgcatttagcccttttgggcaggaatatgcaataaagactattattatcatATCTATCAAGCATGGACAGTGTTTAGCCAGAGATTGCTATCTTAATTAAATTTATGGACATAAAAAAGAATCAA belongs to Branchiostoma lanceolatum isolate klBraLanc5 chromosome 15, klBraLanc5.hap2, whole genome shotgun sequence and includes:
- the LOC136449361 gene encoding actin-binding Rho-activating protein-like, encoding MTEKPVKKKPRGGVAGLSALWQQRTEEHAHQQAVNPFSEWEEGPTTGPRLHRGDEGYGRPVEGSKTEARGKAAHTHISGEVLQVVDVINAIGWRDRDGRMCVNFGTLFEVYTRISNKVVGVLMRARKYGLLEFEGEMLWQGRDNHVMITVLRDV